The stretch of DNA aagaacagacagtcattgagggatacacacaccacacacacacacacacacacacacacacacacacagggacaaactggacacacacacacacacacacaggaccaaactggacacacacacacacacacacacattagacacacacacacacacacacacacacacacacacacacacacacacacacacacacacacaccacacacacacacacacaccacacacacacactggacacacacacacacacacacactagacacacacacacacaggacacacacacaccggacacactggacacactagacacacacactggacacactggacacactagacacacacacacacacacacacactgtacacacacacacacacacacacaggacacacacgcacacacacaggacacacacaggacacactggacacacacacacacagaggacacacacaggacacacacacacaggacacacacgcacacacacaggacacactggacacacacacacacacagaggacagactggacacacacacataggtcacactggacacacacactggacacacacacacacacacaggacacactggacacacacacacaggacacactggacacacacacacaggacacactggacacacacaggacacactggacacacacacacaggacacacacacacacacacacacacacacacacacacacacacaggacaaactggacacacactagacacacacacacacacacaggacacacacacaccggacacactggacacactagacacacacactggacacactagacacacacactggacacactagacacacacacaggacacactgtacacacacacacacacacacacacacaggacacacacgcacacacacaggacacacacagggacacactggacacacacagaggacacactggacacacacacacaggtcacactggacacacacacacacataggacacactggacacacacacacacacataggtcacactggacaccacacacacacacagggacacactggacacacacaggacacactggacacacacacacaggacacacacacacacaggacacactggacacacacaggacacactggacacacaggacacacacacacacacaggacacacacacacacactggagacacacacacacactggagacactaacacacacacacactggagacacacacacacacacacacacacactggacacacaccacacacacacacacacaggacacactggacacacacaggacacacaggacacacacacacaggacacactggacacaccacacacacacacacacaggacacactggacacacacacacaggacacactggacacacacacacacacacacacacacacacacacaggacacactggacacaaacacacactcacacacactggagacacacacaatggacacactcacacacacacacactggggacacaaacacacacacactggagacacacacacaatggacactcactcacacacactggagacacacacacacacactggtaacacacacacacacacacacacacaggagacacacacacacacaggagacacacacacacaaactggtgacacacacactggtgacacacacacacacaggacacactggacacacacacactggacacacacacactggacacacacacacacactggacacaaacacacactcacacacactggagacacacacacaatggacacacactcacacacactggagacacacacacacactggtgacacacacacacacacacacacacacacacaggagacacacacacacacacacacacaggagacacacacacacacacactggtgacacacacactggtgacacacacacacacacaaacacacacacacacacactggtgacacacaccacacacacactggtgacacacacacacacacacactggagacacacacacactggtgacacacacacacactggagacactaacacacacacacacacactggtgacacacacacacacactggtgacacacacacactcacaaacacacacacagacactggagacacacacacacacacacacacacacactggtgacacacacacacacacacacacacacacacactggagacacacacacacacactggagacacacacacacacacactggtgacacacacacacactggagacactaacacacacacacacacacacactggagacacacacacacacacacacacacacactggagacactaacacacacacacacactggtgacacacactcacaaacacacacacacacagacactggagacacacacacacacacacacacactggtgacacacacacacactggagacacacacatacacactggagacacacacacacacactggtgacacacacacacactggagacactaacacacacacacacacacactggagacacacacacacacacacacactggagacacacacacacacacactggagacacacacacacactggagacactaacacactcacacacacacacacactggtgacacacacacacacactggtgacacacactcacaaacacacacacacactggtgacacacacacacacacacacactggagacacacacacacacactggagacacacacacacacacactggtgacacacacacacactggagacactaacacacacacacacacacactggagacacacacacacacacacactggagacacacacacacacacactggagacactaacacacacactggtgacacacactggtgacacacactcacacacacacactggtgacacacacacacactggagacacacacacacacacactggagacacacacacacacacacactggagacacacacacacactggagacataaCTTTGTCTAAGTAAGTAATGGTAAGAATGGTAAGAATGTTTATcatacttgagtttctccagtctgcagtgtggatcctccagtccagcagagagcagtctgactcctgagtctcctgggtgattgtagctcaggtccagctctctcaggtgtgaggggtttgacctcagagctgagaccagagaagcacagccttcctctgtgactagacagcctgacagcctgacaaagagtcaaatcatattaaaatcacactgaTATTCATTTTTTCAGCATATTCAGATACATCAGTGTCCTGAAACCTTCCATATCTATTCATAAAATAGTGTATCATCATAAAAAAAGACAAATGATCAAAGTATTGCCTGCAGATAGAAACATGTCTAGTACAAATATTATAgtagactgaccagaccagtttaaaaagcagaatcagtcagaagacagacagtgaggaaaacatctaaaacacaaccaagacaaactgcaaattaatTCAACAAGTTAGTAGAATCACAAGCTTGATGTTATCACTGCAGGcatggaatatgggaccaaatactaaacgtatgactactttaatacattaTAAGTGAATATAACCGAATAATTACGACTTTTCAAATGGGAGAACTacatacataaagtgctttcatatctgataatactgacctcagagtctccagtttacagtggggattctccagtccagcagagagcagcttcactcctgaatccttcaggtcattgttactcaggtccagctctctcaggtgtgaggggtttgacctcagagctgagaccagagaagcacagccttcctctgtgactccacagcctgacagcctgacaaAGAGATCATCATGACTTCACAAACACTGTTAATTTAACACCAGTAGTGTAGAAGGACAATAGTAGATGCATTTGGTTTATTctctcaaacaacactgtttttcAACGTAAAATTATATACATAATTTTCTATAAACTGGATATTTGTTtttatatataatattatatacatattataatacatatttttctctaaactgaatatttcttcctgatgattagttcttaaatgtcattttatttactcacagagcagccctggaggctttgaccactggcagcagcctcagaagaccttcctctgatctggagtatttcttcaggtcaaacacatccagctccttttctgaagtcagcaacacaaagaccagagctgaccactgtgcaGGTGACAGGTTGGGTTCTGAGAGACTTCCTGATCTCAGGTATCTTTGGATCTCCTTCACTAGAGaatggtcattcagttcattcagacagtggaacagattgatgctCCTCTCTGGAGAGAGATCCTCCCCGATCTTCTCCTTGATGTACTCGATTGTTTCTTCATGGCTCTGTGAGCTGCTTCTTGTCTTTGTCAGTAGACCTcgtaagtgcttctgattggactccagtgagaggcccagaaggaagcggaggaaaaggTCCAGGTTTCCCGTCTCACTTTGTAAGGCTTTATCCACAGCACTCTTGTAGAAAGTAACTTCAGGCTCGTCTTTTGTTTGCAGTTTGTTCATTATATTCTCATTGTTGTTGAATGAGAGGAACACATAtacagcagccagaaactcctgaatgctcagatgtacgaagcagtacaccttgtcctggtacagcacacattcctctttaaagagctgtgtgcacaatcctgagtacactgaggcttcattgacatcaatgccagcctctttcaggtcttcttcatagaaaatcagattgcccttcacaagctgttgaaaagccagttttcccagtgacagaatgctctctttattccagtgtggacctgtctcttctttcccaagatacttttcattcttctgtttggtatgaaacaccacaaggtgtgtgtacatctcagtcagagtcttgggcatctcttctctcttatgtttcagcatgtgttcaaggactgtagcagaaatccaacagaagactggaatgtggcacatgatgtgaaggctccttgatgtctttatgtgtgagatgattctgctggccaggtcctcatcactgaatctcttcctgaagtactcctccttctgtgggtcattgaaccctcgtacctctgtcacctggtcaacacacccagaagggatcttattggctgctgcaggtcgggtAGTTATCCAGAGGAGGGCAGATGGAAGCAGATTTCCCTTGATGAgatttgtcagcagaacatccactgaggttgactctgtgacgtcccaacagatcttgttcttctggaagtcaaggggcagtcggcactcatccagaccatcaaagatgaacagaactttgTACTTGTTGTAGATGGAGATTCCTGAttgtttggtttccattgagAAGTGATTAAGAAGTTCAATCAAAGTGtgtttgtcctctttcatcaaattcagctcccggaaagggaatgaaaatacaaattggacatcctgatttgcttttccttcagcccagtccagaatgaacttctgcacagagactgtttttccaatgccagcgactccctttgtcagcacagttctgattcgtttgtcttgtccagttaagggtttgaagatgtcgttacatttgattgcagtctctggtcttgcttgtttcctggttgttgtctcaatctgtctcagctcatgttcattattgacctctcctgttccaccctctgtgatgtagagctctgtgtagatcttattgagaagtgttgggtttccttgtttagcgatcccctcaaatacacattgaaacttcttctttagatTAGATTTGAGTTCACGTTGGCAAATCACAGCGAGCTCATCTGAATCTAGAAATAACACAGAGGATATTAATATTACGTCTGTTTTAATGTCTACAGTATTGTAGGACTGTTATAAAGTTGtacattataataatttattctcttaactgactgtataaatgtgtaaatgttgTCACAATGCATTACAGACTGGTGtgactgattatattattattataattatgtgtTAGTAATTgtatagtagctactatcttgtctcatcgctacaactcccgtacgggctcgggagagacgaaggttgaaagtcatgcgtccgccGATATACAACCCAACCcaagcttcttaacacagcgcacatccaacccgtaagccagccgcaccaatgtgccagaggaaacaccgtgcacctggcaacttggttagcgcgcactgtgcccggcccgccacaggagtcactggtgcgcgatgagacaacgacctcccggtcgcggccggttacgacagagcctgggcgcgaacccagagtctctgatggcacagctggcgctgcagtacagcacccttaaccactgcgccacccgggaggcctcattgatggtattattaatgttgtctctctctctctaaattattggtattattgatggtattattaatgttgtctctctctctaaatgaatcaacacgtccctgctgctacttgatgaggtcactaggtgttgtgttaaggctgctacaatatcattgagttacacagctactttagctgtactttacctacagcttttaaatgttataaaacagcattcaacatgaggcagacagatcttacatttctccagtgtgtcagcaagctccttctggttcattttcctcaggatGTGCAGTGTGATCTTCAGAGCCCCCTCTCTAGCACTGCTCTCCTGCTTCTCATCATCAGCATCCACCACTTCCTTATCCTGCTTCTGACTCTCAAAGCCTCCTGGGAGTTCTGGACTAAGAATCCTCTTGAACATCTTCAGCTCGTTCTTCACAAATGTCATAATTTTCTCTTCAAGCGtctgaaataaataaagtaaataagttaagcaagagaataaatgctttctcatcaacacattaatgaatgattgacagatcaactttacttgaggtaaacaaaaacaaatgtacataacaggaccacatacactgaatatggagtccaggtctgtttgatgactctgggaagactgaccactgagaatctctgactctgatctctcctgttggtttctgtggacaaaacatgagattacatctcctcatccagggagtacacacacacacacacacacacacacacacacacacacacacacacacacacacacacacacacacacacacacacacacacacacacacacacacacacacacacacacacacacacacacagggaatgttgtgtttgtttaatattgttttaggaCTATGAAGATGGATAAAAGGATGAGCCTATtgattatgaaaacaacaacaataaatgggaaaatgggagaggagaaatgactagagacagtgttgtttaactcactgaccaggacccatgagttcttcttacctttgttcagtagaaaagtctccctctctaaagTATAGAGGTTGAATCATAGAccagtcactcttcatggacacacagctgggaacaggggaggctggtctctcctgcttgtttggtcttcaacacaacagagacaaacattacatctctcatctactctgagctcagatggggaaacataagaagagtttcacaaatagaactgacttccagacgttagttaatggcgcgcgagcagtgtgtcatttttaATAACGAAATTCATTTAGCGTCGCGAACGTTAAAGAAATTATGTTTATAagttttgtttttttcagagacaaataatcatgttttttctAAATAATTtctatctgtctcactctcatccagtagtactgctaggttttacacagtaataatatatatctgcctcactctcagaggaatcagtagtactgctaggttttacacagtaataatatatatctgcctcactctcagagaaatcagtagtactgctaggttttacacagtaataatatatatctgctaggttttacacagtaataatatatatctgctaggttttacacagtaataatatatatctgctacacagacaaatgtaacaaataaatacatgtttaataaggAATGTTTAACGTTTAATGTTTAACATAACTATATAAATGATACACTTTTAacatcaatatttaaatattttaatataataattcaatacagtaatatgagatctgtatgtaaaacacttatatttgacattttattcaTTTAGTATTTGTAGCCATAGGGGATAATAGAAGCTGATCCGTggtcagtattgtgaaataattctAATGTAAAGAAcatatttgaatggagaaagctgatctgagagcagaGCTCCCTTTCTTTCCATCCTATCAGTATTGATACAGGCTccaccagacgtgataccttgtagtgctgctgatccagtttctactggtctgcctgaggatatgaactctgacctgttcaccagacgtgataccttgttgtgctgctggtccagtttctgctggtctgcctgaggatatgaactctgacctgttcaccagacgtgataccttgttgtgctgctggtccagtttctactggtctgcctgaggatatgaactctgacctgttcaccagacgtgttaccttgttgtgctgctgatccagtttctactggtctgcctgaggacatgaactctgacctgttcaccagacgtgttaccttgttgtgctgctggtccagtttctgctggtctgcctgaggatatgaactctgacctgttcaccagacgtgttaccttgttgtgctgctgatccagtttctgctggtctgcctccggctatggaaccctgacgtgTTCACAGGACGTGCTACGTTGTCCTTGTGCCTTGTAAATAAAAATAAGGAAATAGCAACACAAAATAACAAGAATGaggctataaggagtaccagtactgtgtcaatgtgcaggctaccaggtagttgaggtaataatgagactataaggagtaccagtactgagtcaatgtgcagggtaccaggtagttgaggtaataatgagactataaggagtaccagtactgagtcaatgtgcagggtacctggtagttgaggtaataatgagactataaggagtaccagtactgagtcaatgtgcagggtaccaggtagttgaggtaataatgagactataaggagaaccagtactgagtcaatgtgcggggtaccaggtagttgaggtaataatgaggctataaggagtaccagtactgagtcaatgtgcagggtaccaggtagttgaggtaattgaggtaatatccaCATGTAGGTATAAGTGACTAGGCAACCAGAATAGAGATTACATCTCCTCATCCAGggagttcagacacacacacacacacacacacacacacacacacacacacacacacacacacacacacacacacacacacacacacacacacacacacacacacacacacacacacacacacacacacacacacacagggagggaatgttgtgtttgtttaatattgttttaggaCTATGAAAATGGATAAAAGGATgagcctatggattatgaaaacaacaacaataaatgggaaagtgggagaggagaaatgactagagacagtgttgtttaactcactgaccaggacccatgagttcttcttacctttgttcagtagaaaagtctcccttTCTAAACACTATAGGTTGAATCATAGAccagtcactcttcatggacacacagctgggaacaggggaggctggtctcttCTGCTGGATTggacttcaacacaacagagacaaacattacatctctcatctactctgagctcagatggggaaacataagaagagtttcacAAATAGAACGGACTTCCAGACGTTAGTTAATGGCGCGAGCAGCGTGTCATTTTTAAAAACTAAATTAATTTGTCGTCGCGAGCGTtgtagtcagtctgtcagcccCGCTAAAAGGCTGGTGTCGTTACTCTGCCTTCTCCGGGGGCATGTTGAGGTAAATTTACTAACCGGGAGGGTTGAATTATGTAATTTATTGGAGGGCTGGAAGACGCAC from Oncorhynchus kisutch isolate 150728-3 unplaced genomic scaffold, Okis_V2 scaffold3958, whole genome shotgun sequence encodes:
- the LOC116372495 gene encoding NLR family CARD domain-containing protein 3-like isoform X2 — its product is MSLSGEREEGGPASKMSLSGEREEGGPASKMHLSGGHDTKAKSPIQQKRPASPVPSCVSMKSDWSMIQPIVFRKGDFSTEQRHKDNVARPVNTSGFHSRRQTSRNWISSTTRNQQERSESEILSGQSSQSHQTDLDSIFSTLEEKIMTFVKNELKMFKRILSPELPGGFESQKQDKEVVDADDEKQESSAREGALKITLHILRKMNQKELADTLEKYSDELAVICQRELKSNLKKKFQCVFEGIAKQGNPTLLNKIYTELYITEGGTGEVNNEHELRQIETTTRKQARPETAIKCNDIFKPLTGQDKRIRTVLTKGVAGIGKTVSVQKFILDWAEGKANQDVQFVFSFPFRELNLMKEDKHTLIELLNHFSMETKQSGISIYNKYKVLFIFDGLDECRLPLDFQKNKICWDVTESTSVDVLLTNLIKGNLLPSALLWITTRPAAANKIPSGCVDQVTEVRGFNDPQKEEYFRKRFSDEDLASRIISHIKTSRSLHIMCHIPVFCWISATVLEHMLKHKREEMPKTLTEMYTHLVVFHTKQKNEKYLGKEETGPHWNKESILSLGKLAFQQLVKGNLIFYEEDLKEAGIDVNEASVYSGLCTQLFKEECVLYQDKVYCFVHLSIQEFLAAVYVFLSFNNNENIMNKLQTKDEPEVTFYKSAVDKALQSETGNLDLFLRFLLGLSLESNQKHLRGLLTKTRSSSQSHEETIEYIKEKIGEDLSPERSINLFHCLNELNDHSLVKEIQRYLRSGSLSEPNLSPAQWSALVFVLLTSEKELDVFDLKKYSRSEEGLLRLLPVVKASRAAL
- the LOC116372495 gene encoding NLR family CARD domain-containing protein 3-like isoform X1; the protein is MSLSGEREEGGPASKMSLSGEREEGGPASKMHLSGGHDTKAKSPIQQKRPASPVPSCVSMKSDWSMIQPIVFRKGDFSTEQRHKDNVARPVNTSGFHSRRQTSRNWISSTTRPNKQERPASPVPSCVSMKSDWSMIQPLYFREGDFSTEQRNQQERSESEILSGQSSQSHQTDLDSIFSTLEEKIMTFVKNELKMFKRILSPELPGGFESQKQDKEVVDADDEKQESSAREGALKITLHILRKMNQKELADTLEKYSDELAVICQRELKSNLKKKFQCVFEGIAKQGNPTLLNKIYTELYITEGGTGEVNNEHELRQIETTTRKQARPETAIKCNDIFKPLTGQDKRIRTVLTKGVAGIGKTVSVQKFILDWAEGKANQDVQFVFSFPFRELNLMKEDKHTLIELLNHFSMETKQSGISIYNKYKVLFIFDGLDECRLPLDFQKNKICWDVTESTSVDVLLTNLIKGNLLPSALLWITTRPAAANKIPSGCVDQVTEVRGFNDPQKEEYFRKRFSDEDLASRIISHIKTSRSLHIMCHIPVFCWISATVLEHMLKHKREEMPKTLTEMYTHLVVFHTKQKNEKYLGKEETGPHWNKESILSLGKLAFQQLVKGNLIFYEEDLKEAGIDVNEASVYSGLCTQLFKEECVLYQDKVYCFVHLSIQEFLAAVYVFLSFNNNENIMNKLQTKDEPEVTFYKSAVDKALQSETGNLDLFLRFLLGLSLESNQKHLRGLLTKTRSSSQSHEETIEYIKEKIGEDLSPERSINLFHCLNELNDHSLVKEIQRYLRSGSLSEPNLSPAQWSALVFVLLTSEKELDVFDLKKYSRSEEGLLRLLPVVKASRAAL